One stretch of Rosistilla oblonga DNA includes these proteins:
- a CDS encoding MFS transporter, which yields MSNDSDTAMAAPNAKRLLWAGFMAILAAGVGFSVRGGILVQWAEDFGFTMTELGTITGGGLTGFGVVIIVTSLFADAIGYGKLMTAAFVLHFISAVVTLAAPAAFDAGGKDAAFQCLFWGMFIFAVGNGVCEAVVNPLTATLFPKSKTHYLNILHAGWPAGLVIGGLASAFMAAKVDTDGSVLQAAVDWKIQMSLFLVPVILYGGMLLGQRFPKSEAAAAGVSTGQMLASVVTPLFFILLVLHALVGYVELGTDSWISKITGSIMNDPQKGLMLFVYTSSLMFALRFVAGPIVHRISPLGLLFVSSILGALGLTMLGTATSLIMCVVAATVYACGKTFLWPTMLAVGSERFPKGGAVAIGLMGGMGMLSAGLLGGPAIGYKQDYYASQDLRDNAEPTYARYSVEKPEGFLFLPKIKGLDGAKVGVLADQGKELAAIGETLAADGETDENYNKLSAWWESAKPFAGEDKAPVGAATLAGGRMALKLTAAIPAIMAVLYLLLIIGFKAVGGYKPIHIDDSEMLTGGVEGPMEA from the coding sequence ATGTCGAATGATTCGGACACTGCGATGGCGGCCCCCAACGCAAAACGGCTGCTGTGGGCAGGCTTCATGGCGATACTCGCAGCCGGTGTGGGCTTTTCGGTCCGCGGCGGCATCTTGGTTCAATGGGCCGAAGACTTTGGCTTTACGATGACCGAACTGGGGACGATCACCGGCGGTGGTCTGACAGGTTTTGGCGTCGTGATCATCGTGACCAGCCTGTTCGCCGATGCGATCGGTTACGGCAAATTGATGACCGCAGCGTTTGTCCTGCACTTCATCTCCGCCGTGGTCACGCTAGCAGCTCCCGCGGCGTTTGACGCCGGAGGCAAAGACGCTGCTTTCCAATGCCTGTTCTGGGGCATGTTCATCTTCGCCGTGGGCAACGGCGTTTGCGAAGCTGTCGTCAATCCATTGACCGCGACGCTGTTCCCGAAATCCAAAACGCACTATTTGAATATCCTGCACGCGGGCTGGCCAGCTGGTCTGGTGATCGGCGGTTTAGCGTCGGCCTTCATGGCTGCCAAAGTCGACACCGACGGGTCGGTTTTGCAAGCTGCTGTCGACTGGAAGATCCAGATGTCGTTGTTCCTGGTCCCCGTGATCCTGTACGGCGGGATGCTGTTGGGCCAACGGTTTCCAAAATCGGAAGCTGCGGCGGCGGGAGTTTCCACCGGGCAGATGTTGGCTTCGGTCGTCACGCCTTTGTTTTTCATCCTGTTGGTGTTGCACGCCCTGGTCGGCTACGTCGAACTGGGAACCGATTCGTGGATCTCGAAGATCACCGGTTCGATCATGAACGACCCGCAAAAGGGTTTGATGCTGTTCGTATATACGTCCAGTCTGATGTTCGCCTTGCGATTTGTCGCCGGGCCGATCGTGCATCGGATCTCGCCGCTGGGGCTGTTGTTTGTCAGTAGCATCCTGGGGGCTCTGGGACTGACCATGTTGGGCACCGCCACGTCGCTGATCATGTGTGTCGTGGCCGCCACGGTTTACGCCTGCGGAAAAACGTTCCTGTGGCCGACGATGTTGGCTGTCGGATCGGAACGCTTCCCGAAGGGTGGTGCTGTGGCGATCGGACTGATGGGCGGCATGGGGATGTTGTCGGCCGGTTTGCTCGGCGGTCCCGCGATCGGTTACAAGCAGGACTACTACGCCTCGCAAGACCTTCGCGACAACGCCGAACCGACCTACGCACGCTATTCGGTGGAGAAGCCTGAAGGCTTCCTGTTCCTGCCCAAGATCAAGGGGCTCGACGGTGCCAAAGTTGGCGTCTTGGCAGACCAAGGCAAGGAATTGGCAGCGATTGGCGAAACCCTGGCTGCCGATGGCGAGACCGACGAGAACTACAACAAATTGTCAGCGTGGTGGGAATCGGCCAAGCCGTTTGCGGGCGAGGACAAAGCCCCCGTTGGCGCGGCGACTCTTGCTGGCGGTCGGATGGCGTTGAAGTTGACCGCTGCGATTCCAGCGATCATGGCCGTGTTGTATCTATTGCTGATCATCGGCTTCAAGGCGGTCGGCGGTTACAAACCCATCCATATCGATGACTCCGAAATGCTAACCGGTGGCGTCGAAGGACCGATGGAAGCCTAG
- a CDS encoding glutathione peroxidase yields the protein MSKISFSMLALSFLLGFAVNTANAHDHLTDFKMESIEGKTVDLAQFKGKAILVVNVASECGLTPQYEGLQALYETYKDKGLVVLGFPCNQFGKQEPGTSAEIQSFCKSNYDVSFPMFAKVEVNGDGACPLYKHLTAADTKPKGAGKVSWNFEKFLVDGHGHVVGRYGPQTEPDDAALTQQIESLLK from the coding sequence GTGTCGAAAATTTCGTTTTCAATGCTTGCTCTAAGCTTTTTGTTAGGTTTCGCTGTGAACACCGCCAACGCCCACGATCACCTTACCGATTTCAAGATGGAATCGATCGAAGGTAAAACCGTCGACCTCGCCCAGTTCAAAGGGAAAGCGATCCTGGTCGTCAACGTCGCCAGCGAATGTGGCTTGACTCCGCAATACGAAGGTTTGCAGGCGTTGTACGAAACGTACAAAGACAAAGGTTTGGTCGTCCTCGGTTTCCCCTGCAACCAATTTGGCAAGCAGGAACCTGGGACCTCGGCCGAGATTCAATCGTTCTGCAAATCGAATTACGACGTCAGCTTCCCGATGTTTGCCAAAGTCGAAGTCAACGGCGACGGCGCTTGCCCGCTGTACAAACATTTGACAGCCGCCGACACCAAGCCCAAGGGAGCGGGGAAGGTATCGTGGAACTTTGAGAAGTTCTTGGTCGATGGGCACGGGCACGTGGTCGGCCGTTATGGCCCCCAGACCGAACCCGACGACGCTGCGTTGACCCAGCAGATCGAATCGCTACTTAAATAG
- a CDS encoding ExeA family protein: MADKNDLHVDSKFYFAASPFPATPQAESYCGIGSVEETRRRIKRSIERADGPSIVIGGPGLGKSLLCNMIANDYRSLYKVALLSEGQIDTSRELLQAIMFQLNLPYRDQEEGELRLALIDFLRPKENSGDNGTLLIVDEAQSLSSDLLEEIRMISSIVRDGKPRVRTLLAGGLRLDENLADPRLASFSQRVAARCYLHALSVGETAQYIRQQLERVGAEPQDLIRDEAISSVHSACDGIPRLINQLMNHVLYFAEQQAVEMITPDIVQAAWADLQQLPMPTRSAAKTPAASVVDFGPLDDDGETGAIEFGELSDFDTNCETAASEIESPHAASDQLASDADELEPIDREEVVNESFEMIEACVQLVAEYERDHFAFDAGNSSDSNLADAFAKAFGVESVIAEGHEASDADRQPEYVLGRYEEEGAVAAESTESPTAEESAKCDSADVNASTTAGKLPISDDATSPCFRDFPVVNLSANASGTKSECKQASIESSAVGSPVAPQIDPAQEANASEAAACASELDAETACFRESIAVIGDSQIADQVSTDVELNNVSDEPVTSEAAFGTIAYELWTEHAEANDVAKSDCSEAQPTIDQPSSTPQASQPKPSDPFGEGFDDEIAVEIHRHGNTDAQPVSVATGSPTPDPESNPVLWIGGVTEGNDPPEAEHEDLLRAEVISINRAAIDTNPGVVAGHFQGLQTRGHAAHANAKPKAARDIEVADDRDLLFIEDEVQEIDGIVPRPAVPAATKTLNDLTTLFSRIRKG, from the coding sequence ATGGCTGATAAGAACGATCTTCACGTTGACTCAAAGTTTTACTTCGCAGCCTCTCCGTTTCCTGCGACGCCGCAAGCCGAGTCGTACTGCGGGATCGGTTCGGTCGAAGAAACACGACGTCGAATCAAACGTTCGATCGAACGAGCCGATGGCCCATCGATCGTGATCGGCGGCCCCGGGCTGGGCAAGTCGCTGCTGTGCAACATGATCGCTAACGATTACCGCAGCCTGTACAAAGTCGCTTTGCTCTCAGAGGGGCAGATCGATACCAGCCGCGAGCTGTTGCAAGCGATCATGTTCCAATTGAACCTCCCCTACCGCGACCAAGAAGAAGGGGAATTGCGACTGGCGTTGATCGATTTCCTGCGTCCCAAAGAAAACTCGGGCGACAACGGGACGTTGCTGATCGTCGACGAAGCCCAGTCGCTGTCGTCGGACCTGCTGGAAGAGATCCGGATGATCAGCAGCATCGTCCGCGATGGCAAGCCGCGTGTCCGAACGCTGTTAGCCGGCGGTCTGCGGTTGGACGAAAACCTTGCCGATCCGCGACTCGCATCCTTCTCGCAACGCGTCGCGGCGCGATGTTATCTGCATGCGTTATCGGTTGGCGAAACCGCCCAATACATCCGCCAACAACTGGAACGTGTCGGCGCTGAACCGCAGGACCTGATCCGCGACGAAGCGATCTCCAGCGTGCACAGCGCATGCGACGGGATCCCGCGATTGATCAACCAATTGATGAATCATGTCCTCTACTTTGCCGAGCAGCAAGCTGTCGAAATGATCACGCCGGATATCGTCCAGGCTGCCTGGGCGGATCTACAGCAATTGCCAATGCCGACACGATCGGCCGCCAAAACGCCAGCCGCATCGGTCGTCGACTTTGGTCCGTTGGATGACGATGGTGAAACGGGGGCGATCGAATTTGGTGAGCTCTCCGACTTTGATACCAATTGCGAAACCGCCGCCAGCGAAATCGAATCGCCACACGCCGCGTCCGATCAGCTTGCAAGCGACGCGGATGAGCTCGAACCGATCGACCGCGAAGAGGTTGTTAACGAGAGCTTCGAAATGATCGAAGCCTGCGTCCAGTTGGTTGCTGAATACGAACGAGATCACTTCGCCTTTGATGCCGGCAATAGCTCGGATTCGAATTTGGCAGATGCGTTTGCCAAAGCGTTTGGCGTCGAATCGGTGATCGCCGAAGGACACGAAGCCAGCGACGCCGATCGGCAGCCCGAATATGTCCTGGGCCGCTACGAAGAAGAGGGTGCGGTTGCAGCCGAATCGACCGAATCTCCAACAGCAGAAGAGTCTGCGAAGTGCGACAGTGCGGATGTGAACGCCTCCACAACCGCTGGCAAACTTCCGATCTCCGACGACGCAACGTCGCCATGTTTCCGCGACTTCCCCGTCGTCAACCTGTCGGCCAATGCGAGCGGAACGAAGAGCGAATGTAAGCAAGCGAGCATCGAGAGCTCCGCTGTCGGATCGCCCGTCGCTCCGCAGATCGATCCGGCGCAGGAAGCCAACGCTTCCGAAGCAGCAGCGTGTGCGAGCGAACTCGACGCGGAAACCGCGTGTTTCCGTGAGTCGATCGCGGTCATCGGCGACTCGCAGATCGCCGACCAGGTATCGACCGACGTCGAACTCAACAACGTCAGCGATGAACCGGTAACGAGCGAAGCCGCGTTTGGCACGATTGCTTACGAGTTGTGGACGGAACACGCCGAGGCGAATGACGTGGCCAAAAGTGATTGCAGCGAAGCTCAGCCGACGATCGATCAACCGAGCAGCACGCCTCAAGCGAGCCAGCCGAAACCATCGGATCCGTTTGGCGAAGGCTTTGACGATGAGATCGCGGTCGAGATCCACCGGCATGGCAATACCGACGCCCAACCCGTCAGCGTTGCTACCGGTTCGCCCACGCCCGATCCGGAGTCGAATCCTGTGTTGTGGATTGGTGGCGTTACCGAAGGGAACGACCCGCCAGAGGCCGAGCACGAAGATCTGTTGCGAGCCGAGGTGATCTCGATCAACCGAGCGGCGATCGATACGAATCCAGGTGTTGTTGCGGGGCATTTCCAAGGCCTGCAGACTCGCGGCCACGCGGCGCATGCCAATGCGAAGCCCAAGGCCGCTCGAGACATCGAAGTTGCCGACGATCGCGATCTGTTGTTCATCGAAGACGAAGTGCAGGAGATCGACGGGATCGTTCCGCGACCTGCGGTTCCCGCGGCGACCAAGACGCTCAACGACCTGACGACCTTGTTCAGCCGAATCCGCAAAGGGTGA
- a CDS encoding cysteine hydrolase family protein has translation MTQRTALIVVDLQNDYFPGGKWELDGVEAAAVNAARIVAAVREAGGLVVHVRHEFPTQDAPFFAPGSEGAETHASVLPAAGEPVVVKQQINSFRDTELKAILDKAGVESVLVVGAMSHMCIDAVVRAAGDFGYACTVAHDACATLELEFQGTKIPANYVHGAFMAALAFGYAQVVSTEEAVQQLQAAEAGK, from the coding sequence ATGACTCAGCGAACAGCACTGATCGTCGTCGATCTGCAGAACGATTACTTTCCCGGCGGCAAATGGGAACTCGACGGCGTGGAGGCGGCAGCGGTCAACGCAGCTCGCATCGTTGCTGCGGTTCGAGAAGCGGGAGGGCTTGTTGTCCACGTGCGTCACGAATTCCCGACGCAGGACGCTCCATTTTTTGCCCCTGGATCCGAAGGCGCTGAAACGCACGCTTCGGTACTTCCGGCTGCGGGGGAACCTGTCGTTGTGAAGCAGCAGATCAACAGCTTCCGAGACACCGAACTCAAAGCGATCCTCGATAAAGCTGGCGTCGAGAGCGTGCTGGTCGTGGGAGCGATGAGCCACATGTGCATCGATGCGGTCGTGCGTGCCGCTGGCGACTTCGGTTACGCCTGCACCGTCGCACACGACGCTTGTGCAACACTGGAATTGGAATTCCAAGGGACAAAAATCCCAGCCAATTACGTGCACGGTGCGTTTATGGCGGCGCTGGCCTTCGGGTATGCGCAGGTTGTTTCCACCGAGGAAGCAGTGCAACAATTGCAAGCCGCAGAGGCGGGAAAATAG
- a CDS encoding PVC-type heme-binding CxxCH protein: MFFLALLITGNQSAFAVKPPQVLDPAWQIELITSEPEIVTPTGCCIDDAGNLMVIECHTHFPPEDYAGPKTDRIYRFEDSDGDGRPDRKRIFYEQGEATMAIAPLGGGWFAVATRSELVRIRDSDGDGVADQREVLLTLKTTATYPHNGLSGLTVGGDGWLYVGQGENLGEPYTLVAADGSQQSGDGEGGNIFRCTFDGSDLQRVATGFWNPFGIALDPAGRLWTVGNDPDAMPPCRLIHVVAGADYGFQFRFGRAGTHPLQAWNGELPGTLPMAARTGEAPCDLIAHGDRLWVTSWGDNRIERYRPQPQGATWKSETEVFVQGDASFRPVAMAAAADGSVYVTDWADRSYPVHGKGRVWRLSRKADDAGSAVSFPALTAAETEAKRIEKGDETTVADRLKALESDDAFLRQAAMFGLVRSGQLADIDREALASPKQREGLLTAWRWQQLTEPASVTPQQRDALLTWGLSDTSTDVANTALRWATEQQCKHHLPAIRQLLRRDAISPQLFSAVVASIAYLENGSAARGVRDPAREKLLLEFAGDSNAPATLRAMAIEMLPSESKQPEAEQLGGWIVATDDRDFGRQGVRMLAARGGDDDFDQLAKLATTESVDQETRADAIAGLARNAGPHAVVLNKMSLPRQPEVLRREALRVLKQTRQDYGAALPNRDDLDRWNELVGSGGDPEAGRRVFFRTACVNCHSHRGRGATTGPDLTSLSGQMTPRRVLESILHPSKEVGPLYVPWQVVTIDGRVLTGLKLDKAGAGNSLRLQGADGLIFEVPLADIDTQLPIEQSIMPTGLEGTMSVEELRDLIAFLVQPTT, encoded by the coding sequence TTGTTTTTCCTGGCACTGCTGATTACCGGCAATCAGTCGGCGTTTGCAGTCAAGCCGCCGCAAGTGCTCGATCCCGCGTGGCAGATTGAGCTAATCACGTCGGAGCCCGAGATTGTTACACCAACAGGTTGTTGTATCGACGACGCCGGAAACTTGATGGTGATCGAGTGTCACACGCATTTTCCACCCGAAGATTACGCGGGCCCCAAGACCGATCGGATCTACCGGTTCGAGGATAGCGACGGCGACGGGCGGCCCGATCGCAAGCGGATCTTCTACGAGCAAGGGGAAGCGACGATGGCGATCGCACCGCTCGGCGGCGGTTGGTTTGCTGTCGCGACGCGCAGCGAACTGGTCCGAATTCGCGACAGCGATGGCGATGGCGTTGCCGACCAACGCGAGGTCTTGCTGACGCTAAAAACAACGGCAACCTATCCGCACAACGGACTCTCGGGCCTGACGGTTGGCGGCGATGGTTGGCTGTACGTCGGCCAGGGTGAGAACCTCGGCGAACCGTACACCTTGGTCGCTGCAGATGGTTCGCAACAAAGCGGCGATGGCGAAGGCGGGAACATATTTCGCTGCACTTTCGATGGAAGCGATTTACAGCGCGTCGCCACCGGGTTTTGGAATCCGTTTGGGATCGCGTTGGATCCCGCTGGGCGACTGTGGACCGTCGGCAACGATCCCGACGCCATGCCTCCCTGCCGTTTGATCCACGTGGTTGCAGGAGCGGATTATGGATTCCAGTTCCGCTTCGGCCGTGCCGGTACTCATCCGCTGCAAGCCTGGAATGGCGAACTGCCCGGCACGCTGCCGATGGCCGCGAGGACGGGTGAGGCACCGTGCGACCTGATCGCTCACGGTGACCGATTGTGGGTAACCAGCTGGGGCGACAATCGCATCGAACGCTATCGACCTCAGCCGCAAGGAGCGACTTGGAAAAGCGAAACCGAGGTGTTTGTTCAAGGCGACGCAAGCTTTCGTCCCGTCGCCATGGCAGCCGCTGCCGATGGATCGGTCTACGTCACCGATTGGGCCGACCGGAGCTACCCGGTGCACGGCAAAGGACGCGTGTGGCGGCTGAGCCGCAAGGCAGACGATGCAGGCAGCGCCGTATCGTTTCCCGCGCTGACCGCTGCCGAAACCGAGGCGAAACGGATCGAAAAGGGCGATGAGACAACCGTTGCCGACCGCTTGAAAGCTCTCGAAAGCGACGACGCGTTCCTTCGCCAGGCGGCGATGTTTGGGCTAGTTCGATCGGGACAATTAGCTGATATCGATCGCGAAGCGTTGGCTTCGCCCAAGCAGCGTGAAGGGTTGCTCACCGCTTGGCGTTGGCAGCAACTGACTGAACCCGCCAGCGTAACGCCACAGCAGCGCGACGCACTTCTGACATGGGGATTAAGCGACACATCGACGGATGTTGCCAACACCGCGTTGCGATGGGCGACTGAACAACAGTGCAAGCATCACTTGCCAGCGATCCGCCAATTGCTGCGACGCGACGCGATCTCGCCGCAGCTGTTTTCTGCCGTGGTTGCATCGATCGCCTATCTCGAAAACGGCTCGGCGGCGCGCGGCGTTCGCGATCCCGCACGCGAAAAGTTATTGCTGGAGTTCGCTGGCGATTCCAACGCCCCGGCGACGCTGCGAGCGATGGCGATCGAGATGTTGCCAAGCGAGTCGAAGCAGCCGGAGGCGGAACAACTGGGCGGCTGGATCGTTGCAACCGACGATCGCGACTTCGGGCGTCAGGGTGTCAGAATGTTGGCAGCTCGCGGCGGTGACGACGACTTTGACCAACTGGCGAAATTGGCCACAACCGAGAGCGTCGACCAGGAAACTCGCGCCGATGCGATCGCGGGGCTGGCGAGAAATGCGGGCCCACACGCCGTGGTCTTAAACAAGATGTCGTTGCCGCGTCAGCCGGAAGTGTTGCGCCGCGAAGCGCTACGCGTGCTGAAACAAACGCGACAAGACTATGGGGCTGCGTTGCCCAACCGCGACGATCTCGATCGCTGGAACGAATTGGTTGGCAGCGGAGGCGATCCCGAAGCGGGGCGGCGAGTTTTCTTTCGCACAGCCTGTGTGAATTGCCATTCGCACCGCGGCCGCGGCGCAACGACTGGCCCCGATTTAACCAGCTTGTCTGGGCAGATGACGCCACGCCGAGTGCTCGAGTCGATTCTGCATCCGAGCAAAGAAGTGGGACCGCTTTACGTTCCCTGGCAGGTCGTCACGATCGACGGTCGCGTCCTGACCGGTCTGAAGTTAGATAAAGCCGGCGCGGGGAACAGCTTGCGTTTGCAAGGTGCCGATGGGCTGATCTTTGAAGTCCCGCTGGCCGATATCGACACCCAGTTGCCGATCGAGCAATCGATCATGCCGACGGGGTTGGAGGGGACGATGAGTGTGGAAGAACTACGCGATCTGATTGCATTTCTGGTGCAACCGACAACTTAA
- a CDS encoding cold-shock protein, with amino-acid sequence MSQGTIKKITDKGFGFIDGERGDIFFHHSAVVEGSFESLREGQNVEYTEGSGPKGPRAENVRASE; translated from the coding sequence GTGTCGCAAGGAACGATTAAGAAAATTACGGACAAGGGTTTTGGCTTCATCGATGGCGAGCGTGGAGATATCTTCTTCCACCACTCGGCTGTTGTCGAAGGCAGTTTTGAAAGCCTCCGTGAAGGGCAAAATGTTGAATACACCGAAGGCAGTGGTCCTAAGGGACCGCGTGCTGAGAATGTTCGCGCCAGCGAATAA
- the eboE gene encoding metabolite traffic protein EboE, which yields MKWSCGVTSQWMTGYCTNVHAGTDIAQIRNNLDQVAVSVREKLGASSMGVGLWIPAEAASELAAPNASAEFASWLADRHLIPFTINGFPYGNFHQPVVKHRVYLPTWWEAARRDYTLQLVEILHQILPAGQSGSISTLPLGWGEPHPSGEQMQQAAANLKQVAERLAQIEQESGRRIVIALEPEPGCAIDTTDDMIKFFDEYLPGANLRRYLTVCHDICHAAVMCEDQSVVLRRYADAGIGIGKVQVSSAIEVPWHAMQPDAQRAAIDQLAGFAEDRYLHQTMVVSKTGQQRLVEDLPELLASSDPTQDRSWRIHFHVPIYLDRFGQLNATQPAVVECIGALSATEGLDFSGHMEAETYAWGVLPSELKVDNLADGIAEEMRWLQLQIGR from the coding sequence ATGAAATGGAGCTGCGGCGTGACAAGCCAGTGGATGACAGGCTATTGCACCAACGTGCATGCCGGTACCGATATCGCTCAGATTCGCAACAACCTCGATCAAGTCGCCGTCTCGGTCCGCGAGAAATTGGGGGCGTCGTCGATGGGAGTTGGGTTGTGGATCCCCGCTGAAGCGGCTTCTGAATTAGCAGCTCCCAACGCGTCGGCGGAGTTTGCCTCCTGGTTGGCCGATCGCCACCTGATCCCGTTCACGATCAATGGCTTCCCCTACGGCAATTTCCATCAGCCCGTGGTCAAGCACCGTGTCTATCTTCCAACATGGTGGGAAGCGGCTCGCCGCGACTACACGCTTCAATTGGTGGAGATCTTGCACCAGATTCTCCCCGCCGGTCAAAGCGGTTCGATCAGTACCTTGCCATTGGGCTGGGGAGAACCGCATCCCAGCGGCGAGCAAATGCAACAAGCCGCCGCAAATCTGAAGCAGGTTGCCGAGCGATTGGCGCAGATCGAACAGGAATCGGGCCGCCGGATCGTGATCGCGCTCGAACCCGAACCGGGCTGCGCGATCGATACCACCGACGACATGATCAAGTTCTTCGACGAATATCTTCCCGGCGCGAACCTGCGGCGGTACCTGACGGTCTGTCACGACATCTGCCACGCGGCGGTCATGTGCGAAGATCAATCGGTCGTGTTACGACGCTACGCCGACGCGGGGATCGGGATTGGCAAGGTGCAGGTTTCCAGTGCGATCGAAGTCCCCTGGCACGCGATGCAGCCCGATGCCCAGCGAGCGGCGATCGATCAGTTGGCTGGGTTCGCCGAAGATCGCTACCTGCACCAAACGATGGTTGTTTCGAAAACTGGCCAACAGCGGCTGGTGGAGGATCTGCCGGAACTGCTCGCATCGAGTGATCCAACGCAAGACCGCAGCTGGCGGATCCATTTCCATGTGCCGATCTACTTGGATCGGTTTGGCCAATTAAACGCGACTCAGCCGGCGGTGGTCGAGTGCATCGGAGCTCTTTCGGCAACCGAGGGGCTCGATTTTTCTGGGCACATGGAAGCGGAAACCTACGCATGGGGCGTTCTCCCCAGCGAACTGAAGGTGGATAATCTGGCCGACGGCATTGCCGAAGAAATGCGTTGGCTTCAATTACAAATCGGGAGATAA
- a CDS encoding pyridoxine 5'-phosphate synthase, with translation MATVRQARRTYEPDPVAAAYLAELGGADGITFHLREDRRHIQDRDVRILKETISVHVNMEFGCVREIVDIACDVKPDWALLVPESREEVTTEGGLNVAEDSSRAADAIKQLHDAGIAVSLFLDPDLRQIESAAALGVGAVELHTGPYALAKGEAVERELQRLKTCGQAVLDAGMRLHAGHGLTYKNVHPVAAIPHIRELNIGHSIIARAVMVGIQKAVADMKHEIEVATRAKSV, from the coding sequence GTGGCAACCGTACGGCAGGCTCGCAGGACCTACGAACCCGATCCGGTCGCAGCTGCCTATCTCGCCGAGCTGGGCGGTGCCGATGGAATCACGTTTCACTTGCGTGAAGACCGCCGGCATATTCAGGATCGCGATGTTCGGATCTTGAAGGAAACGATCTCGGTTCACGTCAACATGGAGTTTGGTTGCGTTCGCGAGATCGTCGACATCGCTTGCGACGTGAAGCCCGATTGGGCGCTGTTGGTTCCCGAGAGTCGCGAAGAGGTGACGACCGAAGGTGGTCTGAATGTTGCCGAAGATTCGTCGCGAGCCGCCGATGCGATCAAGCAGCTGCACGATGCAGGGATCGCCGTCAGCCTGTTTTTGGATCCCGACCTGCGACAGATCGAAAGCGCTGCCGCGTTGGGCGTCGGCGCCGTCGAACTGCACACCGGCCCCTACGCCCTGGCCAAGGGAGAGGCGGTGGAACGTGAACTGCAGCGTCTGAAAACTTGTGGCCAGGCGGTGTTGGACGCCGGGATGCGGCTGCACGCCGGCCACGGTCTGACTTATAAAAACGTTCACCCCGTCGCTGCGATCCCGCACATTCGCGAACTGAATATCGGGCATTCGATCATCGCGCGAGCCGTGATGGTTGGAATCCAAAAAGCTGTCGCCGACATGAAGCACGAGATCGAAGTCGCCACGCGAGCCAAATCGGTTTAA
- the queG gene encoding tRNA epoxyqueuosine(34) reductase QueG, translated as MSSNSEAPADFTQLLKSQANQLGFHLSGACPAVEPSGYHRLLDWIDSGKAGEMDYLDARRDAYRDPQHVMPGVQSLLVLGLPYRTAQPEEVGPMQGRFARYAWGSIDYHDLVHRKLKQLKRWVLQERPGATVRGVVDTAPLLEREFAQLAGIGWTGKNTLLINKWQGSYFFLAALLVDFPLTYDAPHESDHCGKCRACLDACPTAAFPEPGVLDATRCISYLTIEHRSAIPQELRRPIGNWVFGCDVCQDVCPWNRRGSEAQEAEFQPLATQNPAELILLFSLTDDEFRSRYRKTPLWRTRRRGLLRNAAIVLGNAGDPAAIDALNQGLQDSEPLVRGASAWALGQIGTSAAVDRLRERCDRETDAMVQQEIAEALRRAQPAA; from the coding sequence GTGAGCTCGAATTCCGAAGCACCTGCCGATTTCACCCAGCTGCTTAAATCGCAAGCGAATCAGCTGGGCTTTCATCTCTCGGGCGCTTGCCCGGCGGTGGAACCCAGCGGTTATCATCGGCTGCTGGATTGGATCGATTCGGGCAAGGCGGGCGAGATGGACTATCTCGACGCCCGCCGCGATGCCTATCGCGATCCGCAGCATGTGATGCCGGGCGTGCAGAGTCTGCTGGTATTGGGCTTGCCCTACCGGACCGCTCAGCCAGAGGAGGTCGGTCCGATGCAGGGCCGCTTCGCTCGCTACGCTTGGGGATCGATCGATTACCACGATCTTGTGCATCGCAAACTGAAGCAGTTGAAACGCTGGGTGCTGCAGGAACGCCCTGGCGCCACGGTTCGCGGCGTCGTCGATACCGCGCCGCTGCTGGAGCGTGAGTTTGCTCAGCTGGCCGGCATCGGCTGGACCGGCAAAAACACGCTGCTGATCAACAAGTGGCAGGGGAGCTATTTTTTTCTGGCGGCGTTGCTAGTCGACTTTCCATTGACGTACGACGCACCGCACGAATCCGATCACTGCGGCAAGTGCCGGGCCTGCTTGGACGCTTGCCCGACGGCGGCCTTTCCCGAACCGGGCGTCCTCGACGCGACGCGTTGCATCAGCTATCTGACGATCGAACATCGCTCGGCGATCCCGCAAGAACTCCGCCGACCGATCGGGAATTGGGTTTTTGGGTGCGATGTCTGCCAAGACGTCTGCCCTTGGAATCGCCGTGGCAGCGAAGCTCAAGAAGCTGAATTTCAGCCGCTTGCGACGCAGAACCCCGCCGAACTGATCTTGCTGTTTTCGCTGACCGACGACGAATTCCGCAGCCGTTATCGCAAGACGCCGCTGTGGCGAACACGTCGCCGAGGTCTGCTGCGGAACGCTGCGATCGTGCTCGGCAATGCCGGCGATCCGGCGGCGATCGATGCCCTGAATCAAGGGCTTCAAGATTCGGAGCCGTTGGTTCGAGGAGCGAGCGCTTGGGCGTTGGGCCAGATCGGAACCTCCGCCGCCGTCGATCGGCTGCGCGAGCGTTGCGATCGAGAGACCGACGCGATGGTCCAGCAAGAGATTGCCGAAGCGCTCCGTAGGGCTCAGCCCGCGGCTTAG